A genomic segment from Pleurodeles waltl isolate 20211129_DDA chromosome 9, aPleWal1.hap1.20221129, whole genome shotgun sequence encodes:
- the HYAL1 gene encoding hyaluronidase-1: MELVLLFLSLVSLFLFSWQRLYDSAEPVLLNSPFITVWNAPTHQCQEKYHVELDLSVFDIVLNPNQSFIGQNMVIFYSTQLGYYPYYTNSGTAVNGGIPQNASLIDHLLKSKKDVETTIVDPAFHGLAVVDWEAWRPLWVRNWDKMKIYIDQSIRLVLKLHPDWPHDRIVKEAQKEFEAAARAFMEETLALGRKLRPEGLWGFYGFPSCYNFEYKNSTFNYTGECPEIDRKRNDQLSWLWNQSQVLYPEIYLDKDLKLSNITQKFVAHRVQEALRVNAQLQNVTLPVLPYARIVYTYTMDFLAEEDLVYTLGESAALGAAGIVLWGNMDYSASRESCLAVKAYVDHTLGPYILNVTSSATLCSAAICSGHGRCVRRNTTSIAFPHLDPDSFSIKRAPGRRGLQLQGKPTKDDLTKMAEGFECQCYSGWVGPKCAAQS; encoded by the exons ATGGAATTGGTGCTGCTTTTCCTCTCTTTGGTTTCTTTGTTCCTGTTTTCGTGGCAAAGATTGTATGACTCTGCTGAACCAGTTCTTTTGAACAGCCCATTCATCACTGTCTGGAATGCTCCCACCCACCAATGTCAGGAGAAGTACCATGTTGAGCTGGACCTGAGTGTGTTTGACATTGTGCTCAATCCAAACCAGTCTTTCATTGGCCAGAACATGGTCATCTTCTACAGTACGCAGCTTGGATACTACCCATATTACACAAACAGTGGTACTGCTGTCAATGGGGGCATCCCACAAAACGCCAGCTTGATAGATCACCTTCTGAAAAGCAAAAAAGATGTTGAAACAACCATTGTAGATCCAGCATTCCATGGCCTAGCAGTAGTGGACTGGGAGGCGTGGCGGCCTCTGTGGGTTCGAAACTGGGACAAGATGAAGATCTACATAGACCAGTCTATTCGGTTGGTCTTGAAGCTGCATCCGgactggccacatgacaggatagtGAAAGAAGCCCAAAAGGAATTTGAGGCTGCAGCACGGGCCTTCATGGAAGAGACATTGGCACTTGGTCGAAAATTGCGACCTGAAGGTCTGTGGGGTTTTTATGGTTTCCCTTCTTGTTACAACTTTGAGTATAAGAACTCAACATTCAATTACACGGGTGAGTGTCCAGAAATCGACAGGAAGAGAAATGACCAGCTCAGCTGGCTTTGGAACCAAAGCCAAGTTCTCTACCCAGAGATCTACTTGGACAAGGATCTCAAGCTATCCAACATCACTCAGAAATTTGTTGCTCATAGGGTTCAAGAGGCCCTAAGAGTTAATGCACAgctgcaaaatgtgactctgccaGTCTTGCCATATGCCCGAATTGTGTACACCTACACCATGGACTTCCTtgcagag GAGGATTTGGTATACACGCTCGGCGAGAGTGCAGCTCTGGGTGCAGCCGGGATCGTTCTCTGGGGAAACATGGACTACAGTGCTTCACGG GAGTCCTGCCTGGCAGTAAAAGCCTATGTGGATCACACTCTAGGCCCATACATCCTCAATGTGACCAGCAGCGCCACTCTGTGCAGCGCAGCGATATGCTCTGGGCATGGGCGTTGCGTGAGGCGGAACACTACCTCCATTGCTTTCCCGCACCTCGATCCTGACTCCTTCAGCATCAAGCGTGCCCCTGGCAGGAGAGGACTTCAATTGCAGGGAAAGCCAACAAAGGACGACCTTACCAAGATGGCAGAAGGTTTTGAATGCCAGTGTTATAGCGGCTGGGTAGGGCCAAAGTGTGCGGCCCAGTCTTAA